The sequence below is a genomic window from Rudanella lutea DSM 19387.
GGCTCGGAATTGCCCGGCAGTTTGCCCGCGCCGGTGCCCACGTGTCCGGTTGCGGCCTCGAATCCATCGAGCAGGCGGGCGAATTTATCCAGATTGTCCAGAGCGAATCAGGACAGACGCCCCTGTACGTACAGGCCGACGTTACTCAACCCGACGACTTAGCCCGGCTCGTGACCGAAACCGTTGCCCAATACGGGCGAATTGATATTCTGGCGTCGAATGCGGGCACCAACGTATTTGCGGGAATCGACGGCTGTTCGGCGGCCGAGTGGGAAATGAACCTGAATCTGAATCTGGCCTCGCATTGGCGGCTGGCCCGGCTTTGCAAGCCCTATCTGGAAACCGCGCCCGGCGGTGGGGTGATTGTGGTCAATGCGTCGTGCCATGCGTACAGCAGCCTGCCGGGCTGTTTTCCGTACAATGTAGCCAAAACGGCCCTGATGGGACTGGTACGCAGCCTGACGCTGGAGTGGAGCCCGGCTATTCGGACGGTGGGCGTAGCACCGGGATTTATCGACACCCGGCTCAACGAAGCCTGGTTCAATACTTTCCCGGACCCAGCCGCCGAACGAGCCCGCACCGAAGCGCAGTTTCCGATGCACCGATTAGGTACGCCCGATGAAATTGGCGGCTGGTTTGTATTTCTGGCAAGCGACTACGCCCGCTTCTCCGCCGGGCAAACCTACCTCATCGACGGGGGGCGGTCGGTCGTGATGATGTAAAAAAAAGGAGAAACGAGGAAAGGGAGAAGGGACGCAAGCGCGTCAATCCCCTTTCTCTCTTCTCCCTTTTCCTTTTTTATTCCAACACCACGCCCATGTTGCAGAACTTGTCGATGCGCTGACTAATGCGCTCCTGCGGGGTCAGGGCGTTGAGTTCTTCGAGGGTAGCCAGAATGACGGCTTTCAGAATATCGGCCATAGCGGCATGGTCGGTATGGGCGCCACCGATGGGCTCCTCCACGATACCGTCGATCAGGCCGGCCTGTTTCATGTCGCGGGCGGTGGGCTTCATGGCTTCAGCAGCCTGCTCTTTGTAGTTCCAGCTCCGCCACAGAATGGTCGAGCAGTTTTCGGGCGAAATTACCGAATACCAGGCGTTTTCGAGCATCAGCACGCGGTCGCCGATGGCAATGCCGAGGGCCCCGCCCGATGCTCCTTCACCAATAACAATACAGATAACGGGCACTTTGAGGGTCATCATCTCGCGCAGGTTGCGGGCAATAGCCTCACCCTGCCCGCGCTCTTCGGCCTCAAGGCCGGGGAAAGCGCCCGGCGTGTCGATCAGCGTAATAATGGGTTTGTTGAACTTCTCAGCCAACTGCATCAGACGCAGCGCCTTGCGGTAGCCCTCGGGGTTGGGCATCCCGAAATTGCGGTGCTGCCGCTGCTTGGTATTCCGGCCTTTCTGCTGCCCAATGATCATCACCGACTGTCCGCCGATTTCACCGAATCCACCCACCATGGCCGGATCATCGCGCACCGAGCGGTCGCCGTGGAGTTCGATAAACTGATCGCACATGCGCTCAATATAGTCGAGCGTATAAGGCCGGTCGGGGTGGCGCGACAACTGAACCCGTTGCCAGCGCGTCAGGTTCTGAAAAATCTCGAACTGAAGCTTATCAATGCTTTTTTCGAGTATGTCGACGGCATCGCTAACGTCTACACCGGTCCGTTCGGCTAATTTTCGGGTTTCTTCCAGTCGCGCTTCCAGATCAGCAATGGGCTTTTCAAAATCGAGGTAAGTTCTCATAAACACAGGAGAATGGAAGAAAGGATAAGGGAGAAAGAAGTGGGTTAGTCATCACAAACCCTCCTGTACCTTTCTGCCTATTCCCTTCTCCCAATTTAAAGTTCATACGTTTGTCCTTTGGTAGGAATTTCAACCTGATTGTAACCGACTTCGGCGAGGGCTTCCCTGAAGGCTTCCATACCCGACAGCTCGCCGTGTACCAGAAACACCTTCCGAAGCGAGTCGGCCGGTTGCATTTTGACGAAGTTAATCAGATCATTTTGGTCGCCATGCCCGCTGAACACGTCGATTTTCTCGACCCGCGCATTCACGGCCTGCTCTTTACCTTTGATGGTGAGCGTTGGCTGCCCGTTGAGCAAACGCCAACCCAGCGTGCCCTCGGCACAGTAGCCGATCATCAGAATGGTGCAATACGGATTACCAATGTTGGCGGCAATGTGGTGCTCCACGCGCCCGCCCTGCACCATGCCCGACGACGAGATGATAATGCAGGGTTCGTTGTAATCCGACACGGCCTTGCTCGCCTTAGTCGACTCCAGAAACGTGAAGTTTTCAAAATCGAACAGGGCTTCGTTTTCCTCGTAAAAATCGCGAGCCTCTTTGTTCAGCAAGCGAATATTTTTGGTGTACACCCGCGAGCTATCGTACGCCATCGGGCTATCCGAGAAAACCTTGATCGGCGGGAAGTTATGTTCCGAATACAGCTTGTTGAGCGTGTACAGCAGAGCCTGTGTGCGGCCCACACTAAACGAGGGGATAATCAGCCGACCCGGAATATCAATGCAGGTTCGCTTGATAACGTCGGCCAATGCTTCCTCCGGTGTCTCGGTATTTTCGTGGAGCCGGTTGCCGTAGGTGCTTTCGCAAATCAGATAGTCGACCGGGGGAACCGGAGCCGGATCAATGAGGAGCGGGTAATTTTTACGCCCAATATCGCCCGAGAAACAGATGCTTTTCCGCTCCCCGTTTTCAAATACGTTGATCACGATATGGGCGGCCCCGAGCAGGTGCCCGGCCGGGATAAAGGTAACGTCGAGCCCCTCATGCACCCGAAACCGCCGGTTAAACGCGATAGGCACTACGTTTTCCATAGCGTCGCGCACTTGCCGTTCCAGATACAAATCATTCTGCATCTTGGCCTGCCGGTCTTTTACCCGTTTTTTCTTACTCGCGTTGAGGTCGTTGATGCGCTTCTGGTTAATGGTAGCGGCATCTTTCAGGAGAATTTCAGTGAGCGCAAACGTTGGTTCGGTGCACAGGATCTGCCCTTCGTACCCCTCGCGGTAGAGGTTAGGCAGATTGCCCGAATGGTCAACGTGGGCGTGGGTCAGCAAAACAAGGTTAATACCAGAGGCCTCAAACGGAAAGAAACTGGTAGCTGGCGTGGTGGGAGGTGCCTGCCCGTTCGAGGAAGAACGTTCGAGGTCCGAACCGCAGTCGATCAGGATTCGGTAGTCGTCCTGAACTTCCAGCAGGTACATACTGCCCGTCACCTGCCGGGCGGCCCCCAGAAAAGATAACTTCATGTGTATCGTTTAAACGTCGTAGAGAACGCCGATACTGGATACTGCCCACCGGATTGCGGCCTGCCCCAACCGGTAGTCAATCTCCATTATCCAGCGTTCATGTATAAAAACACCCTTCGGGCGTATCAAATTCCGCTATTTTTGTCTTCCAGGGTTCAGTAACCCCAGGTTTGCAAAGTTACTAAGATAGAGCCGAATCGCCTAACCCGGCTTTAATGCCTCCATGCTTCCAGTTGCTTACTCCCATCGACTATACCTGACCTGTAGGTTAGTTTTGTCCATAAGCCTGATTCTGGGCTCATTCCCCCTTTGGGCCCAGTCAGGGGCCGACTCCACCAACACCCAACGGCTGCTGTTACTCCTCGATCAGTTTCAGCAGGGGCCCGTGGCCCGGCATGGCACGGTAGCCCTTTCGGTTCGGCGGGTGAGCGATGGCGAGCCACTTATCGGCTACAATTCACGCCAGAGCCTGTCGACTGCCTCGACGCTCAAACTGGTCACTACCGCTACCGCATTGGCCGTATTGGGTGGTACCTACTCGTACACCACCGTTCTGGAATACGACGGGCCACTCCGCGACAGTACGCTCACGGGCAACCTGTACATACGGGGTTCGGGCGACCCCTCGCTGGGTACCTGGCGGTATTCGGGTGGAGCCACACTGCGCTCACCCGACCTGCCTACCCTGCTGGGTATCTGGTCCGACGCGATTCGGCGGGCAGGCATCCGCCGAATTGAAGGTCGGGTAATTGGCGACGGGTCGATTTACAACGACCCACCCGTACCTGATACCTGGCCGTATGGCGATCTGGGCAATTATTACGGGGCCGGACTGAGTGGGCTCAATCTCAACGAGAACTTGTACCGGGTATTTTTCAGACCGGGTAAGACCGTTGGCGCGGCCGCAACCCTGCTCCGCACCGATCCGCCCCTGCCCTATCTGACCTTGCACAATACCGTATCGACCGATGCCGCCGACACGGGCGATCAGGTCAATATTTACGGTGCTCCGCTCGCCAATCAGCAGTGGCTCACGGGCAAAATTCCAATCGACAGCAAGGAGTTTAGCGTCAAAGGCTCGCTACCCGACCCAGCTTATTTTGCGGCCTACGCCCTCACCGAGCAACTCCGGCGAGATAGTGTCCGGGTGGGCAACGAGCCCGCAGCCTACGGATCGGGATTACCCGCGCCCAAACCGACGGGCCGACGTACACTTCTGTACACCCACCGTTCCCCAGCGCTGACCGAGCTGGCACAACAAACCAACTTTCAGAGTGTGAACCTCTACGCCGAAGCCCTGCTCCGAACGGCGGCCCTGCGGCTCAATCCGGGCGTTCGGAACACCGACGAAGCCGTGGAAACGGTGGCTAAATTCTGGCGGGGCAAAGGCGTTAACCTCGACGGATTCCGGATGCGCGACGGCAGCGGCCTATCCACCGTGGGCGGGTTATCGGCCGACAATATGACGGGAATTCTGGCCCGAATGGGTACCGAACGTACGTTCCCGGCCTTCTACGAAACCATTCCGGTGGTGGGGCAGTCGGGCACGGTGCGGAGCCTGGCGCGCAACACGGCAGCCGCGGGGAATGTGCGGGCCAAGAGTGGGTCGATTGAGGGAGTGCGGGCCTATGCAGGCTACTTCACGGCGGCTGATGGCGAACTGATGACTTTTTCGGTTATGGTAAACCGGTTTACGCCGGGTCAGAACCGGGCGCTAACGGCCCAGCTGGAGCGGATTCTGGCGGCAATGGTACAACTGAACGGGAAGAAGGAGTAAGCAGTAAACCCTCGTCGTCGGTTTCGGCCATGGCCAGTTTTTCGGGAAGAATGAGGTCAAACGTAGCCCCTTCGCCCGGCTTGCTGTGGGCTCTGATGTAGCCCTGATGCGCCATCACAATCCGCTTGCAAACAGCCAGACCAATGCCGGTACCGTCGTAGGCCGTTTGCGGGTGCAACCGCCCAAACAGCTGAAAAATACGCTCAGCATACTTCTCATCGAAGCCAATCCCGTTGTCACAAACCGAGATTTTGACGTACGCACGGTTCGAGGTCAGGTCGGCACAATCGACTTCGTCAACGGGCTCCCAGGTGACCCGCACCACCGGGCGCGTATCAGGTTTACGGTATTTGATCGCATTGCTGATCAGGTTGGCAAACACCTGCTCCATCTGACTCGGAATCACGGGCAACACCGGCAACGGATCAACCCGAATATCAACATCAAGCCCTTTGATCTGCAATTCCATATCGTCGAGTACCCGCCCTACAATTTCGCTCATGCCGACCGTCTGGTAGTTATGCGCCTGATTAGACACCCGCGAAAACTCCAGCAAGTCTTTGATCATGCGCGACATTCGGTCGGCCGAACCCGTGATTTTGCCCATAAAAAGGCTCGTTTCGGTATCCAGCCTGGCGCGTTGGGTAATCAGGCCCGCAAATGACTGAATCTTGCGCAGGGGCTCCTGCAAATCGTGCGAGGCAATAAAGGCGAACCGTTCCAGCTCTTCATTGGAGGTAGTCAGCTGTCGGATTCGGGCCTGTAGCTCATCTTCATACCCCCGCAGCTGATCTTCGGTTAGCTGACGCCGGGTCAGTTCTTCATTGAGTGAATTGTAAGCCGCAATGAGGGTCAGAAACGTCAGCATCGACAGCAGAAAAATGACGACGATGGTCTGCTGATACGAGGCTGCGGCCTTCTCGTTGCGGGCTTTCATGAGGCTTTTTTCCTCGGCAATCATCCAGGCCACCGACCGCCGGATGTTATCCATCTTGAGCTTCGCGATGAGCAATCGGCTATTTAAGGCCCGCCGGTCGGTGCGGGACCGAATCTGTAGACTATCGATGGCCAGTTTGGTTCGGGCCTGCGCTTCGAGCGTATCGAGCCGGGCCAGCTGCCGGGGGTTATCGCCCAGGGCTTTGCGTAGGCGAACCCAATCGTCGGGCAGTTCGCGCCGGGCCACAATGTACGCTTCCAGGTACAGCGAGTCGCCCCCGGACGCGAGGTACCCACGCGTTCCGTTTTCGACGTCTTTCAACGACGACAGTACATCTTCAAGCCCGTTAATGGCTTCGTGCGTTGCCTGTACCCGGTCACTATCGGCGCCATACCGGCTGTAGCTGTAAAACGACAGCACAAACCCGGCGGCAATGAGCAATAGGGCAACCAGGAAAGCCAACGCAATCCGGCGGTCCGGACTGATAGCCGCGAATAGGTTACCGATCGATTTCATGTCAACACACCACGTGAGGGGTTAAAGGTAGCCGATTCGCACGGCCCCGCGCCCGCCAGCCTCCCAAAAATTTAGGCAATGACCTTCTCAGGCATCTTACCCAATTTTTTCGACCGTCAGGTTATGGTTGGTGTAAATACACACATCGGCCGCAATGTGCAGGCTCTCGCGCACCATTTCTTCGGCGGTGAGGTGAGCTGCGTGCTTTTTGAGGGCTATAGCCGCCGACTGCGCAAAACTCCCTCCTGAGCCGATGGCGGCCACATCGCTGTCGGGCTCAATCACATCACCCGTCCCCGAAATAATGAGCAAATCCTCTTTCGACGCCACAATGAGCATGGCTTCGAGTTTGCGCAGGTACCGGTCGGTGCGCCAGTCTTTGGCCAGTTCAATAGCGGCCCGCTTCAGGTTACCGCCGTAGCCGTTGAGTTTTTCTTCAAACCGTTCGATGAGGGTAAAGGCGTCGGCCGTTGAGCCCGCAAAGCCCGCTAACACCTTGCCGCCAAGCAGCGAGCGCACTTTCCGAACATTACTTTTGGCAACGGTATTGCCCATGGTAGCCTGCCCATCGGCCCCGAGCGATACTTGTCCGTTGTGGCGAATCCCCACCACAGTGGTGGCATGAATTGTCTGTTGCATAGTGATGGGATTACAGTTTTCAGGGGTGGTTGGTTCCTACTCCTCCCTACTGCTATTGACTCGCTCCTTTATTTTCAGGTTGTACTCATGCATCGTACCAGCCTGAATATAGTTCGTATGCCAAATCGCTAGGGTACTTGCCCCAATAACGGATGCGGCCGGATAAACGATTGCCCGATTAACCGGATAAGACGCTCCACGTAGCGCATAGCCCACAAAATAGCCCGACAAAACTCCCACCGCCAGGCTTGATACCAGCCCTGCCACCCGGCGGGCCGTTCGGACATAGCGCAGATTACTGTTGATTCGGCCGCTGTTCAGGTAGTCGAAGGCCGTCCGGAGGTTCGTGGCCGGTTCGACACGAATACCCCGATAGGTAAATCGAGGCCGTATGCCAATACCCTTTATCGAGACAGTATCAGCCAGGGTCAACCGTTCTGAGCTTGGAATCAAGGCAACAACCGGCTGATAATACGCACTAAACTGCCCCCGTAAACGGCCATTGTATTGCCTCACGGCCCGCTCCATACTTTTTTCAACGGGTATAAACAGCGGTACATACGCGAGTACGGCACTACTTAACAGTAGACTTCGGGCCTGCGGATGGTTATCACGATTCAGTAAAATGCTCCCTGTGAATCCACCTAACACAACAAAGGGTATCGCCTTTGTTATGGCATGCAGCGTTTTATAGCGCCGGACCAACCGATTTCCTTCAGAGTCGGCGTTGCGCTCTAAAAACGAAACCAACTGCTGTGAGTTTAGTGCGGTGGCGTGGTGGTAACCGTACTGACGGGGTGGCCCAAATAACGAAGACCGACGATTCATCGAAATCGTATCGCCCAACGTTAACGAGTCTGTTTGGGCAAATCCAGAGAGAGAATAGCTCAGAACAAGGAAAAGCGCGAAGTAAATGGTGGCTGGTTTCATACTACAATGTATTCTGACTTTCACAAAAACAAAAGTCGGCCCATGCTTACAACTGTTCGCATGGGCCGACTTTACTTTTCGGTTGATTATCCGACTACACCAGCATCCGCATGGGGTCTTCGAGCAACTGCTTGAACGTTTGCAGGAAAGCCGCCCCCGTAGCGCCGTCTACCACGCGGTGGTCGCACGAGAGGGTTACTTTCATCACGTTGGTTGGTTGAGCCTGTCCATCCACAAACTTCACCGACTCTTTGATGGCTCCAATCGCCATGATGCACGAGTCGGGGGGGTTAATGATCGCCGTAAACTCTTCGATACCAAACATACCCAGGTTCGAGATCGAGAAGGTGCTGCCTTCCCAATCTTTGGGCTGAAGTTTCTTGTCTTTGGCCTTGCCCGCCAGGTCTTTTACCTCAGCCGCAATCGTCGACAGCGTTTTCTGGTCGGCGTTGCGTACCACCGGCACCAGCAAACCATCGGGGATAGCCACGGCTACACCAATGTTAACGTACTTGTACTTGCGGATTTTGTCGCCGAGCCACGACGAGTTGACGTCGGGGTGTTGCTTGAGAGCCACAGCAGCCGCTTTCAGCACAAAATCGTTGAACGAAATCTTCACGGGGCTTACCGCGTTGACCGTTCCGCGTAGTTGCATCGCCTTGTCCATGTTGATTTCCATGGTCAGGTAGAAATGCGGAGCGGTAAACATGCTCTCGCTCAGGCGACGGGCAATTGTCTTGCGCATCTGGCTGACCGGGAAGTCTTCGAACTCGCCCGCCGGAGCCGGGGCGGCTTGCGGAGCAGCCTGCGGTGCTGGAGCGGGGGCGGGTGCAGATGCTGCAACCGGGGCAGCTGGTGCCGGAGCAGCAGCCGGAGCTGGGGCGGCTTTACCGGGTGCAAACGACTCTACATCGGCTTTCACAATACGGCCTTCGGGGCCAGTGCCGTGTACCTGACGGAGATCGATACCCCGCTCTTCGGCAATGGCTTTGGCGAGGGGCGATGCTTTCACCCGGCCGTTTTCCGACGACGCGGCAGCCGCTGGGGCCGACGCTGCGGGTGCGGCCTCCGTAGCCGGGGCAGCTGGTGCCGCAGTGGCCGGAGCACTCCCCGACGCACCGCCCTCGAGCAGTACTTTGAAATTGGCTCCTTTTTCGCCCACAACCGCGATCACGGCATCAACCGCTACCGACTCACCTTCTTTCACGCCCACGTACAGCAGGGTGCCTTCTTCGTAGGCTTCGAGGTCCATGGTAGCCTTATCGGTTTCTACCTCAGCCAACACATCGCCCGATTTCACAGTATCACCTTCTTTTTTGTGCCAGGCCACAATCACCCCTTCGGTCATGGTGTCCGACATTTTGGGCATTCGGATCACGGAAGCGTTCACTTCTTCGGCGGGGGCGGCCGATACCGCGTTGGCGGCTGGCATATCGGTGTTTACCTGCTCCGATTTAATGTCGCCAGCGGGCGCAGCTTCGGGACGGTCCGGCGTTCCGGCCGAAGCGGCAGCCGGGGCTCCACCGTCGAGCAGGGCTTTGTAATCTTCGCCTTCGGCACCGATTATGGCCAGCACCCCATCAACGGGTACCGACTGTCCTTTTTCGACGCCGATATACAGCAGGGTACCTTCTTCGTACGATTCGAGGTCCATCGTAGCCTTGTCGGTTTCTACTTCGGCCAGGACATCGCCCGACTTCACTTTATCGCCCACTTTTTTGTGCCACTCCGCAATGACGCCTTCGGTCATGGTGTCGCTCATTTTGGGCATTCGGATTAATTCAGCCATAGTCAGATTATGTATCGGATTGCGCTAAGACGTTGGATGCTATCGAGTAAGGGTCGACGGAAAGACAGACTACTCATCGACCGGCCGCCAAAATTAAAGCAAAGGCGCGAAAATCACATTCATTCGGGCCGGTTCTGTACGATTCCGCCCATTTGTTTAGGTGATAAGTAGGCCAATCGAAGCTAATCAGGCTGGAAAATTGGGGATTCCGTAGACTGACCAACCCGTTTGCACCTGTACCTTTGGGTCACTTAACGCCTATTTGTTTATACGTATGAAAGCAATCTACTGCATTGGCCTGCTGGTAATCTCCAATGTGTTTATGACGCTGGCCTGGTATGGCCACCTGCAAGTGAAACAATTTCCGGCGCTGGCCCGGCTCTCTTTCGCCGGGATCGTGTTGCTGAGCTGGGGCCTCGCCCTGTTTGAATACGTGTTTCAGGTACCGGCCAACCGAATCGGCTCTTCCGAGACCGGCGGCCCTTTTTCGCTTTTCGAACTCAAAACCATTCAGGAGGCCGTGTCGCTCATTGTGTTCACGCTGATTACGATTTTCGTCTTCCGCACCGACAAGCTTGCCTGGAACCACCTGGTCGGGTTCTTTTTCATCGTTGTGGCCGTATTCTTTATTTTCAAGAAGTGGTGATGGGCAGGGATGACATCTCGTTTAGAGAGATGTCATCCCTATGGTTTGAAATGATGGTGCCTGCGAGGTGGGTTCCGCATAAAAAAGAGATGACCTGGATAAAAAAAGAGATGACCGCACGGGCGGCCCCGATCTCTCCAAACGAGATGTCATCTCAAAAAACACTAGCCAAATGGCTACCCTTTCCTTACTTGGGTTCGGCAACCGATTTGATCTTCAACTCGTCGAGTTGCTTATCCGAAATAGTCGAGGGCGAGTCGATCATGACGTCGCGGCCCGAGTTGTTTTTCGGGAAGGCAATAAAGTCTCGGATCGAGTCGGCACCACCAAAGAGCGACGTTAACCGGTCGAAACCGAACGCGATACCGCCGTGCGGAGGAGCCCCAAACTCAAACGCGTCCATCAGGAAGCCAAACTGTGCTTTAGCCTCTTCGTCGGAGAAGCCGAGCAGGCTGAACATCCGGGCCTGTAGTTCTTTGTTGAAAATCCGGATGGACCCCCCGCCCACTTCGGTACCGTTGATGACCATGTCGTAGGCATTGGCCCGCACCGCACCGGGGTTGGTTTCGAGCAGCGGAATATCCTCGGGTTTGGGCGAGGTGAAGGGGTGGTGCATGGCAAACCACCGCTGCTCTTCTTCGCCATATTCCAGCAAAGGGAAATCGAGTACCCACAGCACTTTGTAATCGTCGGGATTGCGCAGCCCTAAGCGGCTACCCATCTCAAGCCGCAGCTCGTTCAGTTGCTTACGGGTTTTGTCGGCCTCGCCCGCCAGCACCAGAATCAGGTCGCCGGGCTTGGCATCAAACTGCGTCGCCCAACCTGCCAGATCCTCGGGGCTGAAGAACTTATCGACCGACGATTTCACCGAGCCATCCTCGTTGACACGGGCATAAATAAGCCCTTTCGCGCCAATTTGTGGGCGTTTGAGCCACTCGGTCAGCTCGTCGATCTGCTTGCGGGTGTACTGAGCCGCGCCCGGCACGTTGATTCCTACTACCAGTTCGGCATCGTCGAACACCGGGAACCCTTTTCCCTTAGCCATGTCGGTCAGTTCTACAAACTGCATTCCGAAACGGGTATCGGGTTTGTCGGAGCCGTACAGGCGCATGGCGTCGGCATAGGTCATGCGGGGTACTTCGGCCAGATCAATGCCTTTCACGGTTTTAAACAGCTGCCGCACCAGCCCTTCAAACATCACCAGAATATCTTCCTGCTCCACAAACGACATTTCACAGTCAATTTGGGTAAACTCAGGCTGCCGGTCGGCGCGGAGGTCTTCGTCGCGGAAACACTTCACAATCTGAAAGTACCGGTCGAAGCCCGACACCATCAGAAGCTGCTTAAACGTTTGGGGCGACTGGGGCAGGGCGTAAAACTCACCCGGGTTCATGCGGCTGGGCACCACAAAATCACGCGCACCTTCGGGCGTCGACTTGATGAGCACCGGCGTTTCGACTTCGATAAAACCCTGCTCGTCCATATACCGGCGGGTTTCCTGCGCCATGCGGTGCCGCAGTTCGAGGTTCCGGCGCACGGGGTTCCGGCGCAGGTCGAGGTAGCGGTATTTCATCCGCAGGTCGTCGCCCCCGTCAGTTTCGTCTTCGATCTTGAACGGCGGAGTATTGGCCGTGTTGAGTACTGTCAGGGCGGTGGGGCGCACCTCAATATCACCGGTGGGTACATTAGGGTTTTTGGCTTTCCGCTCCACGACCTCGCCGGTTGCCTGCACCACAAACTCGCGACCGAGTGAGCGGGCCGTAACAAACAATTCGGCCGACGAAACGCCTTCTTCCAGAATCAGTTGGGTAATTCCGTAGCGGTCGCGCAGATCAATCCAGAGTACCTTTCCTTTGTCGCGGATGGTCTGGACCCAGCCAGAAAGAGTTACGGTTTTAGCGGCATCAGCCAGGCGAAGTTCGCCACAGGTATGAGATCGGAGCATAATCTAAAGAGCGAATGAGTGAAAGAGTGAAAGAGCGAATGTCCGGTCGGTCACGCTTTGCCGAACCGGTGCGCCGGAGCGACGGCCCGCACTCTTTCGCTCTTTCACTCTTTATTTCATTTCAGGCCGCAAAGGTACGGACTTTAGGGCCAAGGGGCAAGGTTCATTTGTTTTACTCCCCGCCCCCA
It includes:
- a CDS encoding SDR family oxidoreductase translates to MPFTIDLSDKVVLLTGSTAGIGLGIARQFARAGAHVSGCGLESIEQAGEFIQIVQSESGQTPLYVQADVTQPDDLARLVTETVAQYGRIDILASNAGTNVFAGIDGCSAAEWEMNLNLNLASHWRLARLCKPYLETAPGGGVIVVNASCHAYSSLPGCFPYNVAKTALMGLVRSLTLEWSPAIRTVGVAPGFIDTRLNEAWFNTFPDPAAERARTEAQFPMHRLGTPDEIGGWFVFLASDYARFSAGQTYLIDGGRSVVMM
- a CDS encoding acetyl-CoA carboxylase carboxyltransferase subunit alpha, yielding MRTYLDFEKPIADLEARLEETRKLAERTGVDVSDAVDILEKSIDKLQFEIFQNLTRWQRVQLSRHPDRPYTLDYIERMCDQFIELHGDRSVRDDPAMVGGFGEIGGQSVMIIGQQKGRNTKQRQHRNFGMPNPEGYRKALRLMQLAEKFNKPIITLIDTPGAFPGLEAEERGQGEAIARNLREMMTLKVPVICIVIGEGASGGALGIAIGDRVLMLENAWYSVISPENCSTILWRSWNYKEQAAEAMKPTARDMKQAGLIDGIVEEPIGGAHTDHAAMADILKAVILATLEELNALTPQERISQRIDKFCNMGVVLE
- a CDS encoding MBL fold metallo-hydrolase RNA specificity domain-containing protein, with amino-acid sequence MKLSFLGAARQVTGSMYLLEVQDDYRILIDCGSDLERSSSNGQAPPTTPATSFFPFEASGINLVLLTHAHVDHSGNLPNLYREGYEGQILCTEPTFALTEILLKDAATINQKRINDLNASKKKRVKDRQAKMQNDLYLERQVRDAMENVVPIAFNRRFRVHEGLDVTFIPAGHLLGAAHIVINVFENGERKSICFSGDIGRKNYPLLIDPAPVPPVDYLICESTYGNRLHENTETPEEALADVIKRTCIDIPGRLIIPSFSVGRTQALLYTLNKLYSEHNFPPIKVFSDSPMAYDSSRVYTKNIRLLNKEARDFYEENEALFDFENFTFLESTKASKAVSDYNEPCIIISSSGMVQGGRVEHHIAANIGNPYCTILMIGYCAEGTLGWRLLNGQPTLTIKGKEQAVNARVEKIDVFSGHGDQNDLINFVKMQPADSLRKVFLVHGELSGMEAFREALAEVGYNQVEIPTKGQTYEL
- the dacB gene encoding D-alanyl-D-alanine carboxypeptidase/D-alanyl-D-alanine endopeptidase, which codes for MSISLILGSFPLWAQSGADSTNTQRLLLLLDQFQQGPVARHGTVALSVRRVSDGEPLIGYNSRQSLSTASTLKLVTTATALAVLGGTYSYTTVLEYDGPLRDSTLTGNLYIRGSGDPSLGTWRYSGGATLRSPDLPTLLGIWSDAIRRAGIRRIEGRVIGDGSIYNDPPVPDTWPYGDLGNYYGAGLSGLNLNENLYRVFFRPGKTVGAAATLLRTDPPLPYLTLHNTVSTDAADTGDQVNIYGAPLANQQWLTGKIPIDSKEFSVKGSLPDPAYFAAYALTEQLRRDSVRVGNEPAAYGSGLPAPKPTGRRTLLYTHRSPALTELAQQTNFQSVNLYAEALLRTAALRLNPGVRNTDEAVETVAKFWRGKGVNLDGFRMRDGSGLSTVGGLSADNMTGILARMGTERTFPAFYETIPVVGQSGTVRSLARNTAAAGNVRAKSGSIEGVRAYAGYFTAADGELMTFSVMVNRFTPGQNRALTAQLERILAAMVQLNGKKE
- a CDS encoding sensor histidine kinase — translated: MKSIGNLFAAISPDRRIALAFLVALLLIAAGFVLSFYSYSRYGADSDRVQATHEAINGLEDVLSSLKDVENGTRGYLASGGDSLYLEAYIVARRELPDDWVRLRKALGDNPRQLARLDTLEAQARTKLAIDSLQIRSRTDRRALNSRLLIAKLKMDNIRRSVAWMIAEEKSLMKARNEKAAASYQQTIVVIFLLSMLTFLTLIAAYNSLNEELTRRQLTEDQLRGYEDELQARIRQLTTSNEELERFAFIASHDLQEPLRKIQSFAGLITQRARLDTETSLFMGKITGSADRMSRMIKDLLEFSRVSNQAHNYQTVGMSEIVGRVLDDMELQIKGLDVDIRVDPLPVLPVIPSQMEQVFANLISNAIKYRKPDTRPVVRVTWEPVDEVDCADLTSNRAYVKISVCDNGIGFDEKYAERIFQLFGRLHPQTAYDGTGIGLAVCKRIVMAHQGYIRAHSKPGEGATFDLILPEKLAMAETDDEGLLLTPSSRSVVPLPPESAPAGPLAPGSDPA
- the hslV gene encoding ATP-dependent protease subunit HslV — its product is MQQTIHATTVVGIRHNGQVSLGADGQATMGNTVAKSNVRKVRSLLGGKVLAGFAGSTADAFTLIERFEEKLNGYGGNLKRAAIELAKDWRTDRYLRKLEAMLIVASKEDLLIISGTGDVIEPDSDVAAIGSGGSFAQSAAIALKKHAAHLTAEEMVRESLHIAADVCIYTNHNLTVEKIG
- a CDS encoding pyruvate dehydrogenase complex dihydrolipoamide acetyltransferase, giving the protein MAELIRMPKMSDTMTEGVIAEWHKKVGDKVKSGDVLAEVETDKATMDLESYEEGTLLYIGVEKGQSVPVDGVLAIIGAEGEDYKALLDGGAPAAASAGTPDRPEAAPAGDIKSEQVNTDMPAANAVSAAPAEEVNASVIRMPKMSDTMTEGVIVAWHKKEGDTVKSGDVLAEVETDKATMDLEAYEEGTLLYVGVKEGESVAVDAVIAVVGEKGANFKVLLEGGASGSAPATAAPAAPATEAAPAASAPAAAASSENGRVKASPLAKAIAEERGIDLRQVHGTGPEGRIVKADVESFAPGKAAPAPAAAPAPAAPVAASAPAPAPAPQAAPQAAPAPAGEFEDFPVSQMRKTIARRLSESMFTAPHFYLTMEINMDKAMQLRGTVNAVSPVKISFNDFVLKAAAVALKQHPDVNSSWLGDKIRKYKYVNIGVAVAIPDGLLVPVVRNADQKTLSTIAAEVKDLAGKAKDKKLQPKDWEGSTFSISNLGMFGIEEFTAIINPPDSCIMAIGAIKESVKFVDGQAQPTNVMKVTLSCDHRVVDGATGAAFLQTFKQLLEDPMRMLV